Proteins from one Chanodichthys erythropterus isolate Z2021 chromosome 15, ASM2448905v1, whole genome shotgun sequence genomic window:
- the cart4 gene encoding cocaine- and amphetamine-regulated transcript 4 yields MDSIRAAVYLSVFLSLLCVCRGQMSLDNRLTTQEEQFIKRDLAEALDELLDGDQDNRISVEKKASVIPRCDVGERCAMKHGPRIGRLCDCLRGTACNTFFLRCY; encoded by the exons atggacagcATCCGCGCGGCGGTTTACCTGAGCGTTTTCCTCTCGCTGCTTTGCGTCTGCAGGGGTCAGATGTCACTGGACAACCGACTGACCACGCAAGAGGAGCAGTTCATCAAACGAGACCTG GCTGAGGCGCTCGATGAACTTTTGGATGGAGATCAGGACAATCGGATATCTGTGGAGAAAAAAGCTAGCGTCATTCCAAGG TGTGACGTGGGCGAGCGCTGCGCCATGAAGCACGGACCGCGCATCGGGCGCCTGTGCGACTGTCTGCGAGGAACCGCCTGCAATACTTTCTTCTTGCGCTGCTACTGA